One genomic window of Monodelphis domestica isolate mMonDom1 chromosome 1, mMonDom1.pri, whole genome shotgun sequence includes the following:
- the LOC100015455 gene encoding mesoderm posterior protein 1 produces MAHSPASLLSPDSWLLPQGWVWGAAPQMPPLSSDRDCSCSPASSSDSWDLSPPGPQARFLSAGHTPKAPSTRTGVGNTAVRRAGRGRLGSGQRQSASEREKLRMRNLSRALHDLRRYLPPSVAPAGQSLTKIETLRLAIRYIGHLSALLGLSEESLRRRRSEATPRGCPLCPDGLGCCPSLTHGLSPASPVPETRSPRLPDGWESPSSCPTAAPQLERCGGQILDANTLLLEEQVADLDTASSDLSRRSAVLARDLGAPPPTGMTRLSEALNLSGNPTALRLMDSEPFTGFHSQAEAVDLPATTQTQSYPEFPEPKSWT; encoded by the exons ATGGCCCACTCTCCTGCCTCACTCCTCAGCCCAGACTCCTGGCTCCTTCCGCAAGGTTGGGTTTGGGGGGCTGCGCCCCAGATGCCTCCGCTGTCATCAGACAGAGACTGCAGCTGCTCTCCGGCCTCCTCCTCGGACTCCTGGGACCTCTCCCCACCTGGACCCCAAGCGCGCTTCCTCTCAGCTGGCCACACTCCCAAGGCGCCCAGCACCAGGACAGGCGTTGGGAACACAGCCGTCAGGCGAGCTGGCAGGGGCCGCTTGGGCAGCGGGCAGCGGCAGAGCGCCAGCGAGCGGGAGAAGCTGCGGATGCGCAACCTGTCCAGGGCACTGCACGACCTGCGTCGCTACCTGCCACCTTCTGTGGCTCCCGCAGGCCAGAGCCTGACCAAGATCGAGACCCTGCGCCTGGCTATACGCTACATTGGTCACCTGTCGGCCCTTCTGGGACTCAGCGAGGAGAGCCTGAGGCGCCGGCGGAGCGAGGCTACACCGCGGGGCTGTCCTCTCTGCCCGGATGGACTGGGCTGCTGTCCCAGCCTGACCCATGGCCTCAGCCCAGCCTCCCCTGTCCCTGAAACGCGCTCTCCTCGGCTCCCTGACGGCTGGGAGTCCCCATCTTCCTGCCCCACAGCTGCTCCCCAGCTCGAGAGATGTGGGGGGCAGATCCTCGATGCGAATACTTTGCTCCTGGAAGAGCAGGTGGCTGATCTAGACACGGCCTCG TCGG ATCTTTCCCGGAGAAGTGCTGTCCTTGCTAGAGACCTGGGTGCCCCTCCTCCCACAGGAATGACCAGGCTCTCGGAAGCGCTGAACTTGAGTGGGAATCCAACTGCTCTCCGGCTGATGGACTCAGAGCCCTTCACTGGCTTCCATAGCCAGGCGGAAGCGGTTGACCTACCTGCTACAACTCAAACTCAGTCTTACCCAGAGTTTCCAGAACCGAAGAGCTGGACTTAA